In the genome of Streptomyces pactum, one region contains:
- a CDS encoding alpha/beta hydrolase yields MAQRTLRERGARLGRPMGATGAERTVHGVVLLLPGGVAEGTGRPSRLAAAAVRPLARRLARAGAGEGLVAHVVHYRHRGWNGEAAHPVADAHWAADEVVRRYGDVPVCLAGHGMGGRAALRAAGHPAVTTVIALAPWFPEAEAALDPDPVKQLIGRQVLIAHGTDDERSHPDLSYRLAERAKKINREVCRFEVHSDRHGLHEHRSEVRALAEDFLLGSLFARGFSRPVTDALAAPPPLGLRMPLATGFGSTLRR; encoded by the coding sequence ATGGCTCAGCGAACGTTGCGGGAACGGGGCGCCAGGCTGGGGCGTCCGATGGGCGCGACGGGTGCGGAACGGACCGTACACGGCGTGGTGCTGCTGCTCCCGGGAGGGGTCGCCGAGGGCACCGGACGGCCGTCCCGGCTGGCGGCCGCCGCGGTACGTCCGCTGGCCCGGCGGCTGGCCCGGGCGGGGGCCGGGGAGGGACTGGTCGCGCACGTGGTGCACTACCGCCACCGCGGCTGGAACGGTGAGGCGGCCCACCCGGTGGCGGACGCCCACTGGGCGGCGGACGAGGTGGTGCGGCGCTACGGCGACGTACCGGTGTGCCTGGCCGGGCACGGGATGGGGGGCCGCGCCGCGCTGCGCGCCGCCGGACACCCGGCCGTCACCACGGTGATCGCGCTGGCGCCCTGGTTCCCGGAGGCGGAGGCAGCGCTCGACCCGGACCCGGTCAAGCAGCTGATCGGCCGTCAGGTGCTCATCGCGCACGGCACCGACGACGAGCGGTCGCACCCCGACCTCTCCTACCGGCTGGCCGAGCGGGCGAAGAAGATCAACCGGGAGGTGTGCCGCTTCGAGGTGCACTCCGACCGGCACGGGCTGCACGAACACCGCTCGGAGGTGCGGGCGCTGGCGGAGGACTTCCTCCTCGGCTCGCTCTTCGCCCGGGGCTTCTCCCGGCCGGTCACCGACGCGCTGGCCGCCCCGCCGCCGCTGGGCCTGCGGATGCCGCTGGCCACCGGGTTCGGCAGCACCCTGCGTCGCTGA
- a CDS encoding adenosine deaminase, which produces MTSENTERPTREQIRRAPKVLLHDHLDGGLRPATVVELARAVGYDSLPESDPEKLGTWFREAADSGSLERYLETFAHTCAVMQTREALVRVAAECAEDLAADGVVYAEVRYAPEQHLEGGLTLEEVVEAVNEGFREGERRAREAGHRIRVGALLTAMRHAARALEIAELANRYRDLGVVGFDIAGAEAGYPPTRHLDAFEYLKRENNHFTIHAGEAFGLPSIWQALQWCGADRLGHGVRIIDDIEVAEDGTVRLGRLANYVRDKRVPLELCPTSNLQTGAASSYADHPIGLLRRLHFRATVNTDNRLMSGTSMSQEFQHLVSTFGYTLDDMQWFTVNAMKSAFIPFGERLAMINDVIKPGYAQLKSEWLFRTAPVGAPLASGSPLDEG; this is translated from the coding sequence ATGACGAGCGAGAACACCGAACGACCCACCCGGGAGCAGATCCGCCGCGCCCCCAAGGTGCTGCTCCACGATCACCTCGACGGCGGGCTGCGCCCGGCCACCGTCGTCGAGCTCGCGCGTGCGGTCGGTTACGACAGTCTTCCCGAGAGCGACCCGGAGAAGCTCGGCACCTGGTTCCGCGAGGCCGCGGACTCCGGTTCGCTGGAGCGCTACCTGGAGACCTTCGCGCACACCTGCGCCGTCATGCAGACCCGCGAGGCCCTGGTCCGGGTGGCCGCCGAGTGCGCCGAGGACCTGGCCGCCGACGGCGTCGTCTACGCCGAGGTGCGGTACGCCCCCGAGCAGCACCTGGAGGGCGGCCTGACCCTGGAGGAGGTCGTCGAGGCGGTCAACGAGGGCTTCCGCGAGGGGGAGCGCCGGGCCCGTGAGGCCGGCCACCGCATCCGGGTCGGCGCCCTGCTCACCGCGATGCGGCACGCCGCCCGCGCGCTGGAGATCGCCGAACTCGCCAACCGCTACCGCGACCTGGGGGTGGTGGGCTTCGACATCGCGGGCGCCGAGGCCGGGTACCCGCCCACCCGTCACCTCGACGCGTTCGAGTACCTGAAGCGGGAGAACAACCACTTCACCATCCACGCCGGTGAGGCGTTCGGGCTGCCCTCCATCTGGCAGGCGCTCCAGTGGTGCGGTGCCGACCGGCTCGGCCACGGGGTCCGGATCATCGACGACATCGAGGTCGCCGAGGACGGCACCGTACGCCTCGGCCGGCTGGCGAACTACGTGCGCGACAAGCGCGTCCCGCTGGAGCTGTGCCCGACGTCCAACCTGCAGACCGGCGCCGCCAGCTCCTACGCCGACCACCCGATCGGCCTGCTGCGGCGGCTGCACTTCCGGGCCACCGTCAACACCGACAACCGGCTGATGAGCGGCACCAGCATGAGCCAGGAATTCCAGCACCTGGTCTCCACGTTCGGCTACACGCTGGATGACATGCAATGGTTCACCGTCAATGCGATGAAATCAGCATTCATTCCTTTCGGTGAACGCCTGGCCATGATCAATGACGTGATCAAGCCCGGATACGCCCAGCTGAAGTCGGAGTGGCTGTTCCGCACGGCCCCTGTCGGCGCGCCGCTGGCCAGCGGCTCTCCGCTCGACGAGGGCTGA
- a CDS encoding PspC domain-containing protein has protein sequence MAALVRPRHDRKIAGVCAGLARRFGMPARTVRILFLLSCLLPGPQVLLYLALWILMPDEQKARAAW, from the coding sequence ATGGCCGCCCTGGTCCGCCCCCGTCACGACAGGAAGATCGCCGGAGTCTGCGCCGGGCTGGCGCGGCGCTTCGGGATGCCCGCGAGGACCGTGCGCATCCTCTTCCTCCTCTCCTGCCTGCTGCCGGGCCCGCAGGTCCTGCTCTACCTGGCGCTGTGGATTCTCATGCCGGACGAGCAGAAGGCCCGCGCGGCCTGGTGA
- a CDS encoding VanZ family protein — protein MQGHGSGRRAAFRFRAVGVVLLVAHLAFVCWLTLRPITVPWVTPATFEPLASIRADLERGTWEGVRSIGSGLLLLAPMGILLPLAAGRVVTNPVTSLFRAVFAGAMTSLTMEVSHSWSTGQVVNIDGVLLNTAGVAVAHLAVVPAVRARLRRRCETPGPAPLLREEGTQQVTRTIPRVGVAP, from the coding sequence GTGCAGGGTCATGGTTCCGGCCGAAGGGCCGCATTCCGCTTCCGCGCAGTGGGCGTCGTGCTCCTCGTCGCCCATCTCGCGTTCGTCTGCTGGCTGACCCTGCGCCCCATCACCGTGCCCTGGGTGACCCCTGCGACGTTCGAACCGCTGGCGTCCATCCGCGCCGACCTGGAGCGCGGCACATGGGAGGGCGTGCGCAGCATCGGCAGCGGTCTGCTGCTGCTCGCCCCGATGGGGATACTGCTGCCGCTGGCCGCCGGGCGGGTGGTGACCAATCCGGTCACCTCGCTGTTCCGGGCGGTCTTCGCCGGCGCGATGACCTCGCTGACGATGGAGGTGTCGCACAGCTGGTCCACCGGCCAGGTGGTGAACATAGACGGGGTGCTGCTGAACACCGCCGGGGTGGCGGTGGCGCACCTGGCGGTGGTCCCCGCCGTACGGGCCCGGCTCCGCCGCCGGTGCGAGACGCCGGGGCCGGCCCCCCTCCTCAGGGAGGAGGGGACGCAGCAGGTGACCCGGACGATCCCCAGGGTCGGGGTCGCACCGTAG
- a CDS encoding sensor histidine kinase yields the protein MLRWLSLRLRLMLVFALVALAAAVSASGIAYWLNRDAVLTRTQDAALEEFSKSLKDNAASLPPAPTCPALLDAATDMADNAQDYEVLLIARPEGGGECPAASDPESFTLDMVPETLRRAVNRKRPVTEANSAPYHLYWQRITKDDEPFLVGGAKVIGGGPTAYMLKSLDSERQDLNSLAWSLGIATALALIGSALLAQAAASTVLRPVQRLGEAAQRWGEGKLDTRLQVSGTDELANLSRTFNRTAERLEKRVAELSAREAASRRFVADMSHELRTPLTAITAVTEVLEEEADALDPMIAPAVQLVVSETRRLNDLVENLMEVTRFDAGTARLVLDDVDVADQVTACIDARAWLDAVELDAERGIMALLDPRRLDVILANLIGNALKHGGSPVRVSVHADDEELVIKVRDHGPGIPEDVLPHVFDRFYKASASRPRSDGSGLGLSIALENAHIHGGEITAENSPDGGAVFTLRLPRDSSELAPAERDATGGGAAGTGGGVGGGARKGDGAGGAGDGDRTGNGKEKPR from the coding sequence ATGTTGCGGTGGCTGAGCCTGCGGCTGCGCCTGATGCTGGTCTTCGCGCTGGTGGCGCTGGCCGCCGCGGTGTCGGCGTCGGGCATCGCGTACTGGCTGAACCGGGACGCGGTGCTGACCCGGACCCAGGACGCGGCGCTGGAGGAGTTCAGCAAGTCGCTCAAGGACAACGCCGCCTCGCTGCCGCCGGCGCCCACCTGTCCGGCGCTGCTCGACGCGGCGACCGACATGGCGGACAACGCGCAGGACTACGAGGTGCTGCTGATAGCCCGGCCGGAGGGCGGCGGGGAGTGCCCGGCCGCCTCCGACCCGGAGAGTTTCACGCTGGACATGGTGCCCGAGACGCTGCGCCGGGCGGTGAACCGGAAGCGTCCGGTGACCGAGGCCAACAGCGCCCCGTACCACCTGTACTGGCAGCGGATCACCAAGGACGACGAGCCGTTCCTGGTCGGCGGTGCCAAGGTGATCGGCGGCGGGCCGACCGCGTACATGCTGAAGTCGCTGGACAGCGAGCGGCAGGACCTCAACTCGCTGGCCTGGTCGCTGGGGATCGCGACCGCGCTGGCGCTGATCGGCTCCGCGCTGCTGGCGCAGGCCGCCGCCTCCACCGTGCTGCGGCCGGTGCAGCGGCTCGGCGAGGCGGCACAGCGGTGGGGCGAGGGGAAGCTGGACACCCGCCTCCAGGTGTCCGGCACCGATGAACTGGCCAATCTCTCCCGTACCTTCAACCGGACCGCGGAGCGGCTGGAGAAGCGGGTCGCGGAGCTGAGCGCGCGGGAGGCGGCGAGCCGGCGGTTCGTGGCCGACATGTCGCACGAGCTGCGGACCCCGCTGACCGCGATCACCGCGGTGACGGAGGTGCTGGAGGAGGAGGCGGACGCGCTCGACCCGATGATCGCCCCCGCGGTGCAGCTGGTGGTCAGCGAGACCCGGCGCCTGAACGACCTGGTGGAGAACCTGATGGAGGTGACCCGCTTCGACGCGGGTACCGCCCGGCTGGTGCTGGACGACGTGGACGTGGCGGACCAGGTGACGGCGTGCATCGACGCGCGGGCGTGGCTGGACGCGGTGGAGCTGGACGCCGAGCGCGGGATCATGGCCCTGCTGGACCCGCGGCGGCTGGACGTCATCCTCGCCAACCTCATCGGCAACGCGCTCAAGCACGGCGGTTCGCCGGTGCGGGTCTCGGTGCACGCCGACGACGAGGAGCTGGTGATCAAGGTCCGGGACCACGGCCCGGGCATCCCGGAGGACGTGCTGCCGCACGTCTTCGACCGCTTCTACAAGGCCAGCGCGTCCCGGCCGCGCTCCGACGGCAGCGGGCTGGGGCTGTCGATCGCCCTGGAGAACGCGCACATCCACGGCGGCGAGATCACCGCGGAGAACTCCCCGGACGGCGGCGCGGTGTTCACGCTGCGGCTGCCGCGGGACTCCTCGGAGCTGGCGCCGGCCGAGCGGGACGCCACGGGCGGCGGTGCCGCCGGTACCGGCGGCGGTGTCGGCGGCGGTGCGCGGAAGGGTGACGGGGCCGGCGGCGCCGGGGACGGCGACCGGACCGGGAACGGCAAGGAGAAACCGCGATGA
- the afsQ1 gene encoding two-component system response regulator AfsQ1 translates to MPFLLLIEDDDAIRTALELSLTRQGHRVATAATGEDGLQLLREQRPDLIVLDVMLPGIDGFEVCRRIRRTDQLPIILLTARSDDIDVVVGLESGADDYVVKPVQGRVLDARIRAVLRRGEREANDSATFGNLVIDRSAMTVTKNGEDLQLTPTELRLLLELSRRPGQALSRQQLLRLVWEHDYLGDSRLVDACVQRLRAKVEDVPSSPTLIRTVRGVGYRLDAPQ, encoded by the coding sequence GTGCCTTTCCTGTTGCTGATCGAGGACGACGACGCCATCCGCACGGCGCTCGAACTCTCCCTGACCCGCCAGGGCCACCGTGTGGCCACCGCGGCGACGGGGGAGGACGGTCTGCAGCTGCTGCGCGAGCAGCGGCCGGACCTGATCGTGCTGGATGTGATGCTGCCCGGCATCGACGGCTTCGAGGTGTGCCGCCGTATCCGGCGCACCGACCAGCTGCCGATCATCCTGCTGACCGCGCGCAGCGACGACATCGACGTCGTGGTGGGGCTGGAGTCGGGTGCCGACGACTACGTGGTGAAACCGGTGCAGGGACGGGTGCTGGACGCCCGTATCCGGGCGGTGCTGCGGCGCGGCGAACGGGAGGCCAACGACTCCGCGACGTTCGGCAACCTGGTGATCGACCGCTCCGCCATGACCGTCACCAAGAACGGGGAGGACCTGCAGCTCACGCCGACCGAGCTGCGGCTGCTCCTGGAGCTGAGCCGGCGGCCGGGGCAGGCGCTGTCCCGGCAGCAGCTGCTGCGCCTGGTGTGGGAGCACGACTACCTCGGCGACTCGCGGCTGGTCGACGCCTGTGTGCAGCGGCTGCGCGCCAAGGTGGAGGACGTGCCGTCGTCCCCGACCCTGATCCGTACCGTCCGCGGGGTCGGTTACCGGCTGGACGCGCCGCAGTGA
- a CDS encoding SigE family RNA polymerase sigma factor, translating into MNTLHSSTNSAVIRTRLHDAGRSTEKSGAVSGRGCARGAGRQRPPYMVAIDATTPGEQGAGPYGEASGERRTGPRTKDAEAAFTAYVQERRASLYATAYHLTGDRHEAEDLLQSALFSTYRAWDRISDKAAVGGYLRRTMTNLHISAWRRRKLNEYPTEELPETAGDHDAMRGTELRAVLWQALARLPEAQRTMLVLRYYEGRTDPEIADILNISVGTVKSSIWRSLRRLREDDVLSFGRDQEESFGELVA; encoded by the coding sequence ATGAACACACTGCACAGCTCCACGAACAGCGCAGTCATTCGCACGCGCCTGCACGACGCCGGCCGGAGCACGGAGAAGTCCGGTGCCGTGAGCGGGCGGGGGTGCGCTCGCGGCGCCGGGCGTCAACGGCCTCCATACATGGTGGCCATTGACGCGACAACCCCGGGGGAACAGGGGGCAGGCCCGTACGGGGAGGCATCGGGGGAGCGGCGGACGGGGCCGCGGACGAAGGACGCCGAGGCGGCCTTCACCGCGTACGTCCAGGAACGCCGCGCCTCCCTGTACGCCACCGCCTACCACCTGACCGGCGACCGCCACGAGGCCGAGGACCTGCTGCAGAGCGCGCTGTTCTCGACCTACCGGGCGTGGGACCGGATCAGCGACAAGGCGGCGGTCGGCGGCTACCTGCGCCGCACCATGACCAACCTGCACATCAGCGCGTGGCGGCGGCGGAAGCTCAACGAGTACCCGACCGAGGAACTGCCGGAGACGGCAGGCGACCACGACGCGATGCGCGGCACCGAGCTGCGCGCGGTGCTGTGGCAGGCGCTGGCCCGGCTGCCCGAGGCACAGCGCACCATGCTGGTGCTCCGCTACTACGAGGGGCGCACCGACCCGGAGATCGCCGACATCCTCAACATCAGTGTCGGCACCGTCAAGAGCAGCATCTGGCGCTCGCTGCGCCGGCTGCGCGAGGACGACGTCCTGAGCTTCGGCCGGGACCAGGAGGAGTCCTTCGGCGAACTCGTCGCCTGA